The Desulfocurvus vexinensis DSM 17965 genome includes a window with the following:
- a CDS encoding thioredoxin family protein: protein MQGTVHVTCPACAGVNRVLADRLGKAPLCGRCQAPLLPGQPRDLDGPGLERLVARNDLPVVVDFWSPSCGPCRMMAPQFEQAARALAPGVLLARCDVSAAQDAAMRHGIRSVPTLVLFRQGREAGRISGALPAGDIAAWVRGAL, encoded by the coding sequence GTGCAAGGCACCGTACACGTCACCTGCCCCGCCTGCGCGGGGGTGAACAGGGTGCTCGCCGACCGGCTGGGCAAGGCCCCGCTGTGCGGGCGCTGCCAGGCGCCCCTGCTGCCGGGCCAGCCCCGGGACCTGGACGGCCCCGGCCTGGAGCGCCTCGTGGCCCGCAACGACCTGCCCGTGGTGGTGGATTTCTGGTCCCCGTCGTGCGGGCCGTGCCGGATGATGGCCCCGCAGTTCGAGCAGGCCGCCCGGGCCCTGGCCCCGGGGGTGCTCCTGGCCAGGTGCGACGTGAGCGCCGCCCAGGACGCCGCCATGCGCCACGGCATACGCAGCGTGCCCACGCTGGTGCTCTTCCGCCAGGGGCGCGAGGCGGGCCGCATCAGCGGGGCCCTGCCCGCCGGGGACATCGCGGCCTGGGTGCGCGGGGCGCTGTAG
- a CDS encoding SulP family inorganic anion transporter, whose protein sequence is MNSLRDILADLRSPRAIPALSYGVVVGVLLVVIEISLASMVFSGPLAPLAARAAGLTLFGTVVMSLACALFSSFPGLVSQPQDAPVAVLAGAAAAVAAAMAGAGLDAHFATVVALMAVSCLVTAALFAVVARFRLANLVRFLPYPVVGGFLAGSGILLAAGGLGVMTGVGLSTDTLGAYLSWPVARFWLPGAGFAVAVYVALRVRPHFLLLPGALVLGMVAFHVWLRAVGLDPEAARQQGWLLGGLPAGGLWPVLGMGDLALVRWDVLLARVPDMLTMALLALVGLLLNVGGVELGARRDADMERELYTAAGGSVAMALGGGFPGYPSLALSLLGPRTGVVSRLIPVVTALLCAGVLLAGGAVLSLFPRALLGGLVTLLGLLFLDDWLVAGWKRLTRLDYAIVAVIAVTIALVGFLHGVGLGLGLAVLLFVVRMSRVPVIAWERSGTEAASVRHRPVTDRVLLRSRGGDLRVFGLRGFLFFGSASLLGDRARALLRDSRAPRFLVVDMAGLDGYDISAVNTFQRMAQQAQARGVTLLLAKPPRGLFALLGANTAPEAMAHVREFADLDAALQWAEDRLLEAEHAALAAGGQGRRDALFDMAGDDVARHLDDLARFEDLAERLGPVLERRELADGQELFRQGEDPLGAFMVLHGTLGVVATYGQGAQQRIRTLGPGGLAAPMAALRPYVAPGTARAEGRVVVGWVPREALARLEETDPHTALAFHKLVARVLGRRAEGR, encoded by the coding sequence ATGAACAGCCTCCGCGACATCCTCGCCGACCTGCGGTCCCCCCGGGCCATCCCCGCCCTGAGCTACGGGGTGGTGGTCGGCGTGCTGCTGGTCGTCATCGAAATCTCCCTGGCCAGCATGGTCTTTTCCGGCCCTCTGGCGCCCCTGGCGGCGCGCGCGGCGGGGCTGACGCTGTTCGGCACGGTGGTCATGTCCCTGGCCTGCGCGCTGTTCAGCTCCTTTCCCGGGCTGGTCAGCCAGCCGCAGGACGCGCCCGTGGCCGTGCTGGCCGGGGCGGCGGCAGCGGTGGCGGCGGCCATGGCCGGGGCGGGGCTCGACGCCCATTTCGCCACCGTGGTGGCGCTTATGGCCGTGTCCTGTCTGGTCACGGCGGCGCTGTTCGCCGTTGTGGCCCGCTTCCGGCTGGCCAACCTGGTGCGCTTTTTGCCGTATCCCGTGGTGGGCGGCTTCCTGGCGGGCAGCGGGATTTTGCTGGCTGCGGGCGGCCTGGGGGTGATGACCGGGGTCGGCCTGTCCACCGACACCCTGGGCGCCTACCTCTCCTGGCCCGTGGCGCGTTTCTGGCTGCCGGGGGCGGGCTTCGCCGTGGCCGTGTACGTCGCCCTGCGGGTGCGCCCGCATTTCCTGCTGCTGCCCGGGGCCCTGGTGCTGGGCATGGTCGCCTTCCACGTCTGGCTGCGGGCTGTGGGCCTGGACCCCGAAGCCGCGCGCCAGCAGGGCTGGCTGCTCGGCGGCCTGCCCGCCGGAGGGCTGTGGCCCGTGCTGGGCATGGGCGACTTGGCCCTGGTGCGCTGGGACGTGCTCCTGGCCCGGGTGCCCGACATGCTGACCATGGCCCTGCTGGCCCTGGTGGGCCTGTTGCTCAACGTGGGCGGGGTGGAGCTGGGCGCGCGCCGCGACGCGGACATGGAGCGCGAGCTGTACACCGCAGCGGGGGGCAGCGTGGCCATGGCCCTGGGCGGCGGCTTCCCGGGCTATCCGTCCCTGGCGCTGTCGCTGCTGGGGCCGCGCACGGGGGTGGTTTCGCGGCTGATTCCGGTGGTCACGGCGCTGCTCTGCGCCGGGGTGTTGCTGGCGGGCGGCGCGGTGCTGTCGCTGTTCCCCCGGGCGCTGCTGGGCGGGCTGGTCACGCTGCTGGGGCTGCTGTTTCTGGACGATTGGCTGGTGGCGGGCTGGAAGCGGCTCACGCGCCTGGACTACGCCATCGTGGCCGTCATCGCCGTGACCATCGCCCTGGTGGGCTTTCTCCACGGGGTGGGACTGGGGCTGGGGCTGGCGGTGCTGCTGTTCGTGGTGCGCATGAGCCGGGTGCCGGTCATCGCCTGGGAGCGCAGCGGCACCGAGGCCGCCAGCGTCCGGCACCGGCCCGTGACCGACCGGGTGCTGCTGCGCTCGCGCGGGGGCGACCTGCGCGTGTTCGGGCTGCGCGGGTTCCTGTTCTTCGGCTCGGCCAGCCTGCTGGGCGACCGGGCCCGGGCCCTGCTGCGCGACTCCCGCGCGCCGCGCTTCCTGGTCGTGGATATGGCCGGGCTCGACGGCTACGACATCTCGGCGGTGAACACCTTCCAGCGCATGGCCCAGCAGGCCCAGGCCCGGGGCGTGACGCTGCTGCTGGCCAAGCCGCCCCGGGGGCTTTTCGCGCTGCTTGGGGCCAACACGGCGCCCGAGGCCATGGCCCATGTGCGCGAATTCGCGGACCTGGACGCCGCCCTCCAGTGGGCCGAGGACCGGCTGCTGGAGGCCGAGCACGCCGCCCTGGCCGCCGGGGGCCAGGGCCGACGCGACGCGCTCTTCGACATGGCCGGCGACGACGTGGCCCGGCATCTGGACGATCTGGCGCGCTTCGAGGACCTGGCCGAACGCCTGGGCCCGGTGCTGGAGCGCCGCGAGCTGGCCGACGGGCAGGAGCTGTTCCGCCAGGGCGAGGACCCGCTGGGGGCGTTCATGGTCCTGCACGGCACCCTGGGCGTGGTGGCCACCTACGGCCAGGGCGCGCAGCAGCGCATCCGCACCCTGGGGCCGGGCGGGCTGGCCGCGCCCATGGCCGCCCTGCGGCCCTATGTGGCCCCGGGCACGGCGCGCGCCGAGGGCCGGGTCGTGGTCGGCTGGGTGCCGCGCGAGGCCTTGGCCCGCCTGGAGGAGACCGATCCGCATACGGCCCTGGCCTTCCACAAGCTGGTGGCGCGGGTGCTCGGGCGCCGGGCCGAGGGCCGCTGA
- a CDS encoding amino acid ABC transporter ATP-binding protein translates to MITARNVHKYFYVPEKIHALNNVSLSVAAGETVVVIGPSGSGKSTFLRCLNRLEYADAGEITIDGMDVLHPDSDINAIRAEAGMVFQQFNLFPHKTVLDNLTMAQMVVRRRGREEAEAKARGLLAKVGIGDKEAVYPDQLSGGQKQRVAIARALCMDPKVMLFDEPTSALDPEMVGEVLDVMKDLARGGMTMVVVTHEMGFAREVADRVVFMDQGAVVEQGTPDHFFQNPTHERTKLFLSQIL, encoded by the coding sequence ATGATCACCGCCAGGAACGTGCACAAGTATTTCTACGTGCCGGAGAAGATCCACGCCCTGAACAACGTGTCCCTGTCCGTTGCGGCGGGGGAGACGGTGGTGGTCATCGGGCCCTCGGGCTCGGGCAAGTCCACCTTCCTGCGCTGCCTGAACCGCCTGGAGTACGCCGACGCGGGCGAGATCACCATCGACGGCATGGACGTGCTGCACCCCGACAGCGACATCAACGCCATCCGCGCCGAGGCCGGGATGGTCTTCCAGCAGTTCAACCTGTTTCCGCACAAGACGGTGCTGGACAACCTGACCATGGCCCAGATGGTCGTGCGCAGGCGCGGGCGCGAAGAGGCCGAGGCCAAGGCCCGGGGGCTGCTGGCCAAGGTCGGCATCGGCGACAAGGAGGCCGTGTACCCCGACCAGCTCTCGGGCGGCCAGAAGCAGCGCGTGGCCATCGCCCGCGCCCTGTGCATGGACCCCAAGGTCATGCTCTTCGACGAGCCCACCAGCGCCCTGGACCCGGAGATGGTCGGCGAGGTGCTCGACGTGATGAAGGACCTGGCCCGGGGCGGCATGACCATGGTGGTGGTGACCCACGAGATGGGCTTTGCCCGCGAGGTGGCCGACCGCGTGGTGTTCATGGACCAGGGCGCCGTGGTGGAGCAGGGCACCCCGGATCATTTCTTCCAGAACCCGACCCACGAGCGGACCAAACTGTTCCTGAGCCAGATTCTCTAG
- a CDS encoding PilZ domain-containing protein, whose protein sequence is MQTERRRSPRMTVEGIGFVTLNLKDTYEIMGTLEGLSRTGLHMTLLPTGPEAEPAPGDRVSLAELPRGLDALLGGQAGHVVWTDGSRCGVALAPPLEVADATLEQTLRDNHLLPWSQWGR, encoded by the coding sequence ATGCAGACCGAACGCAGACGCAGCCCGCGCATGACCGTCGAAGGCATCGGATTCGTGACCCTGAACCTCAAGGACACCTACGAAATCATGGGCACCTTGGAAGGCCTGAGCCGCACCGGGCTGCACATGACCCTGCTGCCCACCGGCCCCGAGGCCGAGCCCGCGCCCGGCGACCGCGTGTCCCTGGCCGAGCTGCCCAGGGGCCTGGACGCGCTGCTGGGCGGCCAGGCCGGGCACGTGGTCTGGACCGACGGCTCACGCTGCGGCGTGGCCCTCGCTCCCCCGCTGGAGGTGGCCGACGCCACTCTGGAGCAGACCCTGCGCGACAACCACCTGCTGCCCTGGTCGCAGTGGGGGCGCTAG
- a CDS encoding dimethylarginine dimethylaminohydrolase family protein: MFTHAIVRVPCENFAAGLTTSTHLGAPDYDLMLRQHDAYVDALRGAGLTVITLPPENDFPDAHFVEDTAVVVPEVAVITNPGAPARQGEERTVAPTLGRYKRLARIEGPGTLDGGDVLLVDRHFFVGLSERTNEEGAGQFAEIVAAYGYTVDAVPVGRGLHFKSGVNHVGGRALLVTPGFADLPALAGYDVLVTPEGEDYAANTLYVNGTLLTPAGFPGVRGLLDGLGLPVVELDMSETRKMDGGLTCLSLRFADQPGTRGA; this comes from the coding sequence ATGTTCACCCACGCCATCGTCCGCGTTCCCTGCGAGAATTTCGCCGCCGGGCTGACCACGTCCACCCACCTCGGCGCCCCCGACTACGACCTGATGCTGCGCCAGCACGACGCCTACGTGGACGCCCTGCGCGGCGCGGGGCTGACGGTCATCACCCTGCCGCCGGAAAACGACTTTCCCGACGCCCATTTCGTGGAGGACACCGCCGTGGTGGTGCCCGAGGTGGCCGTGATCACCAATCCCGGCGCCCCGGCGCGCCAGGGCGAGGAGCGCACCGTGGCCCCGACCCTGGGCCGCTACAAGCGCCTGGCGCGCATCGAGGGCCCCGGCACCCTGGACGGCGGCGACGTGCTGCTGGTGGACCGGCATTTCTTCGTCGGCCTGTCCGAGCGCACCAACGAAGAGGGCGCGGGGCAGTTTGCCGAGATCGTGGCCGCCTACGGCTACACCGTGGACGCCGTGCCCGTGGGCCGGGGGCTGCATTTCAAGTCCGGCGTGAACCATGTGGGCGGGCGCGCGCTGCTGGTGACCCCCGGCTTCGCCGACCTCCCGGCCCTGGCGGGCTACGATGTGCTGGTGACGCCCGAGGGCGAGGACTACGCCGCCAACACGCTGTATGTGAACGGCACCCTGCTGACCCCGGCGGGCTTCCCCGGGGTGCGCGGGCTGCTGGACGGGCTGGGCCTGCCCGTGGTTGAACTGGACATGAGCGAGACGCGCAAGATGGACGGCGGGCTGACCTGCCTGTCGCTGCGCTTTGCCGACCAGCCCGGAACCAGGGGCGCGTAG
- a CDS encoding amino acid ABC transporter permease (The N-terminal region of this protein, as described by TIGR01726, is a three transmembrane segment that identifies a subfamily of ABC transporter permease subunits, which specificities that include histidine, arginine, glutamine, glutamate, L-cystine (sic), the opines (in Agrobacterium) octopine and nopaline, etc.) yields MTLYSGLDKPRSPLYRKFWSGVFFAGVALCVLGIYAATQYVDYTWRWYRVPQYFFYQDVVRVAAEIEGEVVAVAPQGADAVVTVRQWDGDATEDYRVPGGDVRVHQGDFVYPGDTLGSHSQWKTGLFLSGLWLTLKISAIAIVIGMAIGMLTGLARISDNPAFKWTAITYIELVRGSPLLVQLMIWYYVIGTLVNQILTNAALPKVPAFWYGALGLAIFTGAYTAEIVRAGIQSVDMGQMEAARSLGMTYAQAMRKVVMPQAIKRILPALAGQFISLIKDSSLLGVIAIRELTKVTREVVTASLQTYEMWIVCAVLYLVMTFTLSLFVQRLERRAM; encoded by the coding sequence ATGACTCTCTACTCCGGCCTGGACAAACCGCGCAGCCCCCTCTACCGCAAGTTCTGGAGCGGTGTCTTTTTCGCGGGCGTGGCCCTGTGCGTGCTGGGCATCTACGCGGCCACCCAGTATGTGGACTACACGTGGCGCTGGTACCGCGTGCCGCAATATTTCTTCTACCAGGACGTGGTGCGGGTCGCCGCCGAGATCGAGGGCGAGGTGGTGGCCGTGGCGCCCCAGGGCGCGGACGCCGTGGTCACCGTGCGCCAGTGGGACGGCGACGCAACCGAGGACTACCGCGTGCCCGGCGGCGACGTGCGCGTGCACCAGGGCGATTTCGTCTACCCCGGCGACACCCTGGGCTCGCATTCGCAGTGGAAGACCGGGCTGTTCCTTTCGGGCCTGTGGCTGACCCTGAAGATCAGCGCCATCGCCATCGTCATCGGCATGGCCATCGGCATGCTCACCGGCCTGGCGCGCATCTCCGACAACCCGGCCTTCAAATGGACGGCCATCACCTACATCGAGCTGGTGCGCGGCTCGCCGCTGCTCGTGCAGCTCATGATCTGGTACTACGTCATCGGCACGCTGGTGAACCAGATCCTGACCAACGCCGCCCTGCCCAAGGTTCCGGCCTTCTGGTACGGCGCCCTGGGGCTGGCCATCTTCACCGGCGCCTACACCGCCGAGATCGTGCGCGCGGGCATCCAGAGCGTGGACATGGGCCAGATGGAGGCCGCGCGCTCCCTGGGCATGACCTACGCCCAGGCCATGCGCAAGGTGGTCATGCCCCAGGCCATCAAGCGCATCCTGCCCGCCCTGGCCGGGCAGTTCATCAGCCTGATCAAGGATTCCTCGCTGCTTGGCGTCATCGCCATCCGCGAGCTGACCAAGGTCACCCGCGAGGTGGTCACGGCGTCGCTGCAAACCTATGAGATGTGGATCGTCTGCGCGGTGCTCTATCTCGTCATGACGTTCACCCTGTCGCTGTTCGTGCAGCGCCTGGAGAGGAGGGCGATGTAG
- a CDS encoding transporter substrate-binding domain-containing protein, whose amino-acid sequence MQCFKKLMLAAFFIAVLASQAFAADFELAQKSTLETILKRGELLVGLDAGYQPFEMVDKKGEIIGFDVDLAKELAKAMGVKLTIVNTDYDGIIPALLADKFDIILSGMTLTQERNLQINFADPYIVVGQAVILNKKLAGEIKSYKDLNDPKYTVASRIGTTGEMAVKRMIPKAKYKSFDKEADGALDVVNGQSDAFVYDLPFCVVFMAQQNSPSVVLLDEPFTYEPLAIGLKKGDPDFLNFLNNFMAQIKADGRYDRIYDKWIKSTSWFQNVQ is encoded by the coding sequence ATGCAGTGCTTCAAGAAACTGATGCTGGCCGCCTTCTTCATCGCGGTGCTGGCGTCCCAGGCCTTTGCCGCAGACTTCGAACTGGCCCAGAAATCCACCCTGGAGACCATCCTCAAGCGTGGCGAGCTGCTGGTGGGCCTGGACGCGGGCTACCAGCCCTTCGAGATGGTGGACAAGAAGGGCGAGATCATCGGCTTCGACGTGGACCTGGCCAAGGAGCTGGCCAAGGCCATGGGCGTCAAGCTGACCATCGTCAACACCGACTACGACGGCATCATCCCCGCCCTGCTGGCCGACAAGTTCGACATCATCCTCTCGGGCATGACCCTGACCCAGGAGCGCAACCTCCAGATCAACTTCGCCGACCCCTACATCGTCGTGGGCCAGGCCGTGATCCTGAACAAGAAGCTCGCGGGCGAGATCAAGTCCTACAAGGACCTGAACGATCCCAAGTACACCGTGGCCTCGCGCATCGGCACCACCGGCGAGATGGCCGTCAAGCGCATGATTCCCAAGGCCAAGTACAAGTCCTTCGACAAGGAGGCCGACGGCGCCCTGGACGTGGTCAACGGCCAGTCCGACGCCTTCGTCTACGACCTGCCCTTCTGCGTGGTCTTCATGGCCCAGCAGAACAGCCCCAGCGTCGTGCTGCTCGACGAGCCCTTCACCTACGAGCCCCTGGCCATCGGCCTGAAGAAGGGCGACCCCGATTTCCTGAACTTCCTGAACAACTTCATGGCCCAGATCAAGGCCGACGGCCGCTACGACCGCATCTACGACAAGTGGATCAAGAGCACGAGCTGGTTCCAGAACGTGCAGTAG